A single window of Terriglobia bacterium DNA harbors:
- a CDS encoding DUF6519 domain-containing protein, with the protein MKTDISKLPLKEWKHSLGVFLQMGRVQLDSDWNEQAELSLRLLQRQTEDVVRTGSPNHGFRVDDRILLDAMDVRERWLAEKANVGDPDPDVHVNYFDFKTGTGSLALSGASALVHKLKAPRDLSQWKEVIFAAKGSFADNECTFFLGQGATRGLLTITRDPGDIDGWRIFRGDMTGANPTAPVVDLTKIDSYGFITVSAKSYQIDFIKIDSPIRQALVQVVSTAPFTPTVNPGDTAQLTINDSDRHYHNVVLQVTKVTAISYELPVVKDLSHARQLIVAVGKPAAPAPSFNVTLTDASNTKVVLAGGANNDVGAWRTTTFPISSVIGIDKTKVKSIQWGGLTPATEYHIAPVLLESDLKDNLVIMGGDGTAEGAGRFYGDGLAAIKESNETYFTQVDLPEATPLPMAPPAAGKQRVDLAYLDLWERPITYIEDADIREIALEGPDTCTRTRLIAQVRILKGAEVAAGPTPAQAPLADFDALPQFGKGVLTTKDKADAVVDACADPCEPAIAGTFLGEENRLFRIEIQKFGGIGPDSDPNTALFKWSRENGSVATALIANAAAGDFSVIVEKPELYSVGDLIEISNDLSDLATGPYEDTATHKKHERGELRKISSISLPDRRISWQDAGSPEPQFHAGLARAHRLAYHASIRRWNGVLSAIAGDIVLADGVVIEFGGQDMMPGDYWVFATRVVDRSVERLVEQPPHGILHRYFPLAQISRNMGGANQIVVVSDVRPRFDTLTKLKATDVAYDPGTCNIMSGATNVQQALDAICNTDLGGIADHNKYLHGSGVVCGLQVHCNPDRTMVTVESGYALECEGNVIRVTSPIFYNLIDEAKKIGAIDNAGNGEVWLSMTRGAGESANLHLEIATAQSFWQKVLQGTLLEDFFNDCIKSIITLFKTSFLPFGSTTIPVIQQQKLLISFLNLLWQLVQPLTGQYVFLSPTEDKLLHDFYIKLHDLLASKTMCAEFDKLTTFPAYPYVAPAPGIDTAFGFFYFHRRMRLHPAGKLVYTCGYGSKINVYDITTKQLVASLDFPGGTNTEVKDVAFSNDGLTLYAVAVISGQDSIFANAAINLTTNAHTWGTTNVVCDMQFVTLGTSTVAAHAGKLYAIALGHGLCILNPGAIPAVPPIDVGFYATGMMEISNDNDAAIVAENSVAALPTVTSLFNRCRLIKLSAVGTPPLITYTCSGDDSANDIAVVGTTVNITANNGVNKGMFRFAIANAAPLSTVDLKTNSIVRIAPTNDKHWMLLSVASDHKVQRIDITQNAPVIDATFRIPVQIIPIDIVGNSARNEMYVLNILSSTVSTIDLTAVFAGPPAYTVEPPITLSQYRTQMIHAFTDLTKVFGQYLKDCFCEHFLVDCPDCHRDDKLYLGSIEIRIDPKTGNPEVYKICNFTKRRYVQSERLMEYWLSAIPIIPILKQVVADFCCKVVIP; encoded by the coding sequence ATGAAAACAGATATATCGAAACTACCGCTGAAGGAATGGAAGCACTCCCTGGGAGTGTTTCTGCAAATGGGCCGGGTGCAGCTCGATTCCGACTGGAATGAGCAGGCAGAGCTCTCGTTGCGCCTCTTGCAGAGACAAACCGAAGACGTGGTGCGCACCGGCAGTCCCAATCACGGGTTCCGCGTGGATGACCGTATTTTGCTTGACGCCATGGATGTCCGCGAGCGCTGGCTTGCGGAAAAGGCCAACGTAGGCGACCCCGATCCCGATGTTCACGTAAATTACTTCGACTTCAAGACTGGTACCGGAAGTTTGGCTTTGAGCGGGGCGTCCGCACTGGTGCACAAACTCAAGGCTCCGCGCGACCTTTCGCAATGGAAAGAAGTGATATTCGCCGCCAAGGGTTCATTCGCAGATAACGAATGCACGTTCTTTCTGGGGCAGGGCGCAACGCGCGGCCTGCTTACCATCACCCGCGATCCTGGCGATATCGACGGCTGGCGCATCTTCCGCGGTGATATGACTGGAGCCAATCCAACGGCTCCGGTAGTCGATCTTACCAAGATCGATTCCTACGGATTCATTACTGTCTCGGCCAAAAGCTATCAGATTGATTTCATCAAGATTGATAGTCCTATTCGTCAGGCACTAGTGCAGGTAGTTTCCACCGCGCCCTTCACGCCGACGGTGAATCCGGGCGATACAGCGCAGTTGACCATCAATGATAGCGATCGTCATTACCACAACGTAGTGCTGCAGGTGACCAAGGTTACGGCCATCAGCTATGAGTTGCCGGTGGTGAAAGATCTGAGTCACGCGCGCCAATTGATTGTGGCCGTGGGCAAACCGGCTGCGCCAGCGCCTTCGTTCAACGTCACACTCACTGACGCCAGTAATACAAAAGTAGTGCTGGCGGGCGGCGCGAACAATGATGTTGGCGCGTGGCGCACCACAACGTTCCCTATTTCGTCGGTGATTGGAATCGACAAGACAAAGGTAAAGTCAATCCAGTGGGGAGGGCTTACACCTGCGACCGAGTATCATATTGCGCCGGTCCTGCTGGAATCAGATCTTAAAGACAACCTGGTGATCATGGGCGGCGATGGAACCGCCGAAGGCGCAGGGCGCTTTTACGGCGACGGTCTGGCCGCGATCAAGGAAAGCAACGAAACCTATTTCACCCAGGTGGACCTGCCGGAAGCCACCCCCTTGCCAATGGCCCCTCCGGCCGCAGGCAAACAACGGGTCGATTTGGCCTATCTCGACCTTTGGGAACGCCCAATCACATATATAGAAGATGCGGACATACGGGAAATCGCCCTGGAAGGCCCGGATACATGCACCCGTACCCGGCTGATTGCCCAGGTCAGGATACTGAAAGGCGCCGAAGTGGCCGCAGGTCCCACCCCGGCCCAGGCGCCGTTAGCTGACTTTGACGCATTGCCGCAGTTCGGCAAGGGAGTACTAACCACCAAGGACAAAGCGGACGCGGTGGTTGATGCCTGCGCCGACCCTTGTGAGCCGGCCATAGCTGGTACGTTTCTGGGTGAAGAGAACCGGCTGTTCCGGATCGAGATACAGAAATTCGGCGGCATCGGGCCGGATAGCGATCCTAATACGGCGTTGTTTAAATGGTCGCGCGAAAACGGATCGGTGGCTACCGCACTGATTGCCAACGCGGCTGCCGGCGATTTTTCGGTGATCGTGGAAAAGCCGGAACTCTACAGCGTCGGCGATCTAATTGAGATTTCCAACGATCTCTCTGATCTTGCCACTGGGCCGTATGAAGATACGGCCACGCACAAGAAGCACGAGCGCGGCGAACTGCGCAAAATTTCTTCTATCAGCCTGCCCGACCGCAGAATCTCATGGCAGGATGCGGGCTCGCCCGAGCCGCAGTTCCATGCCGGACTGGCGAGAGCGCATCGTCTGGCGTATCACGCAAGCATCCGCCGCTGGAATGGTGTGTTGTCTGCCATTGCCGGCGATATCGTGCTGGCGGACGGAGTCGTGATTGAATTTGGCGGGCAGGACATGATGCCCGGCGACTATTGGGTATTTGCCACGCGCGTGGTCGACCGCAGCGTGGAAAGGCTGGTGGAACAGCCGCCACATGGCATTCTGCACCGCTATTTTCCGCTGGCGCAGATATCCCGCAACATGGGTGGCGCGAACCAGATTGTGGTAGTCAGTGACGTGCGTCCGCGTTTTGATACGCTCACCAAGCTCAAAGCCACTGACGTGGCGTATGATCCCGGTACATGCAACATCATGAGCGGGGCCACCAACGTGCAGCAGGCGCTGGATGCGATCTGCAACACCGATTTAGGCGGCATTGCCGATCACAATAAATATCTGCATGGCTCCGGCGTGGTGTGTGGCTTGCAGGTGCATTGCAATCCTGACCGTACCATGGTCACCGTGGAAAGCGGCTATGCGCTGGAATGCGAAGGGAATGTCATCCGCGTAACCAGCCCCATTTTTTACAATCTGATTGACGAAGCCAAAAAGATTGGCGCCATTGATAATGCCGGCAATGGCGAGGTATGGCTGAGCATGACGCGCGGCGCGGGGGAATCTGCGAACCTGCACCTTGAGATCGCCACCGCGCAGAGCTTCTGGCAAAAGGTGCTGCAAGGCACACTGCTGGAAGATTTCTTTAACGACTGCATCAAGAGCATCATCACGTTGTTCAAGACAAGTTTCTTGCCATTCGGATCCACGACCATCCCCGTGATCCAGCAGCAGAAGTTGCTTATCAGCTTTCTGAATCTGCTATGGCAGTTAGTCCAGCCGCTTACCGGGCAGTATGTTTTTCTATCGCCAACAGAAGACAAGCTGCTGCACGACTTTTACATTAAGCTGCATGACCTGCTGGCCAGCAAGACGATGTGCGCAGAGTTCGACAAACTCACCACGTTTCCGGCGTATCCGTACGTAGCGCCCGCACCGGGAATTGATACGGCCTTCGGGTTCTTTTATTTTCATCGGCGCATGCGGCTGCATCCGGCGGGCAAGCTGGTCTATACCTGCGGATACGGATCCAAGATCAACGTATACGACATCACGACGAAACAGCTTGTGGCTTCACTGGATTTCCCCGGCGGAACTAATACGGAAGTGAAGGATGTGGCGTTTTCCAACGACGGTCTCACGCTCTACGCGGTCGCCGTCATTAGCGGGCAGGATTCGATCTTTGCCAACGCCGCTATCAACCTGACTACCAACGCGCACACCTGGGGCACAACCAATGTGGTCTGCGATATGCAGTTCGTGACACTGGGCACCAGCACAGTGGCGGCGCATGCGGGCAAGCTGTATGCCATCGCTCTGGGGCACGGTCTCTGCATTCTCAATCCAGGCGCGATTCCCGCTGTGCCGCCGATCGACGTGGGCTTTTACGCTACAGGCATGATGGAGATTTCAAATGATAATGACGCGGCAATCGTGGCCGAAAACAGTGTGGCCGCCCTTCCCACGGTGACCTCGCTGTTCAATCGATGCAGGCTGATCAAGCTTTCAGCAGTAGGCACGCCACCCCTCATCACTTACACCTGCTCCGGCGATGACAGCGCAAACGATATCGCAGTGGTGGGCACAACGGTCAACATCACGGCAAACAACGGCGTGAACAAAGGGATGTTCCGGTTCGCAATCGCCAATGCCGCGCCCCTTTCGACTGTGGACCTGAAAACCAATTCGATCGTCAGGATCGCGCCGACCAACGACAAGCATTGGATGCTGCTCTCGGTGGCCAGCGACCACAAGGTGCAACGGATCGACATAACCCAGAATGCCCCGGTGATCGACGCGACGTTCCGCATTCCGGTGCAGATCATTCCTATTGATATTGTGGGCAATTCGGCGCGCAACGAGATGTATGTGCTCAACATTTTGAGTTCCACCGTGAGCACCATTGACCTGACCGCTGTATTTGCGGGGCCGCCGGCTTACACGGTAGAGCCGCCAATCACGCTCAGCCAGTACCGCACGCAGATGATCCATGCGTTTACCGACCTGACCAAGGTGTTCGGCCAGTACCTGAAGGACTGCTTCTGCGAGCACTTCCTGGTAGATTGCCCGGATTGCCACCGCGACGACAAACTTTACCTGGGCAGCATTGAAATCAGGATAGATCCCAAAACCGGCAATCCGGAAGTTTACAAGATCTGTAATTTCACCAAGCGGCGTTATGTGCAATCAGAACGGCTGATGGAATATTGGCTGTCGGCGATACCCATTATTCCCATCCTGAAACAAGTGGTTGCGGATTTCTGCTGCAAGGTTGTGATTCCTTAA
- a CDS encoding DUF4157 domain-containing protein encodes MKDTQQGAPERSEPAQRVAPQPQSAVPAWQSALLRLQRSVGNQNTLRLLASSKPPGTLRRKCACEDEQTPCAECAKKKLQRAEASPGISGAGEAPPIVHNVLRSAGNTLDGETRNFMESRFGHDFSAVRIHTDSRAAESARAVNALAYTVGNNVVFGAGQYGPRREGGQRLLAHELAHVVQQSAGGTALQSKVAVGSTDDAAEHEADAAAAAVMQGMAGSGPLMRLTPGAPVLRRVYTTPQGIREARPATESLPDGGSRTITRRIAICPCRRVDETRDAFYYNPDIDELALAYRRCTGSRTWTFFGRYDSNASQSLQIPELPQGTGRAGGSLSMRGDRTSGRVDLYGLGANDQPGGAAGGGATVTIETRGWAFTASGEYRRLLDPAPGTARDQAQMSGRICPPGWPFCIGAQGTIGDPRLGNSVQGTISSRDDVPTIHQTCSQCVCPRRLTYDCQEDHPHRDPRTRELRYYYALDRSDRPTEEPYLQSANQRNFEEIAALIRRGYRITSIEGYASPEAAVQHNQPLSEHRAGATAQLLRTYLDSQGLQSAVIPAETPGRGELLGSRPRPVRSSQLDEIVTDAGIMPAELETLLLSGAEIRNPDLERQFRGLFSDRRMTPDLRMELFGLDANDPARPEVQAAVDDFLAHRAGTRARPWERIFRLFRYGAIFLEGSEVTGTDHSTLSESDCNRFARAAEHRNDFGPVDHAAIQSETRSMDNTAECDTESGTAHGDCHYVAAPSTLSPETPEGTPRQIP; translated from the coding sequence ATGAAAGACACCCAACAGGGTGCTCCAGAGAGAAGCGAGCCCGCACAGCGCGTGGCTCCGCAGCCGCAATCCGCCGTGCCTGCCTGGCAGAGTGCATTGTTGCGCCTGCAACGCTCGGTCGGAAATCAGAATACGCTGCGGTTACTTGCATCTTCGAAACCCCCGGGCACGCTGCGGCGCAAGTGCGCTTGTGAAGATGAGCAGACGCCGTGCGCAGAGTGCGCGAAGAAAAAACTGCAGCGCGCTGAAGCTTCGCCAGGGATTTCCGGCGCGGGCGAAGCTCCGCCTATCGTCCACAATGTTCTGCGATCAGCGGGAAATACGCTCGATGGAGAAACGCGCAATTTCATGGAGTCGCGATTCGGGCACGACTTCAGTGCGGTACGTATTCATACAGACAGCCGTGCGGCAGAATCGGCGCGGGCTGTGAACGCGCTGGCCTACACAGTCGGCAACAATGTGGTGTTCGGCGCAGGGCAGTATGGTCCCCGGCGAGAAGGTGGGCAGAGACTTCTGGCGCACGAACTGGCCCATGTGGTGCAGCAGAGCGCAGGAGGCACGGCTCTGCAAAGCAAAGTTGCGGTGGGTTCAACCGACGATGCGGCAGAGCACGAAGCCGACGCGGCTGCCGCAGCGGTAATGCAAGGTATGGCGGGATCCGGTCCGCTGATGCGCCTGACGCCGGGCGCTCCGGTGCTTCGTCGCGTTTACACAACGCCGCAGGGCATCCGCGAAGCTCGCCCGGCGACCGAGAGCCTGCCGGACGGAGGGAGCAGGACAATCACTCGGCGAATTGCGATCTGCCCATGCCGGCGCGTGGATGAGACGCGCGACGCGTTTTATTACAACCCTGATATTGATGAACTGGCCCTCGCGTACCGGCGATGCACCGGAAGCCGCACGTGGACTTTCTTTGGACGATACGATTCCAACGCAAGCCAGTCGCTGCAGATACCTGAGCTCCCGCAAGGCACAGGACGCGCCGGCGGTTCGCTGAGCATGCGTGGTGACCGGACTTCAGGCCGCGTTGATCTTTACGGACTGGGCGCGAACGACCAGCCGGGCGGGGCGGCCGGAGGCGGAGCAACAGTGACGATCGAGACCCGGGGCTGGGCCTTCACGGCGAGTGGCGAATACCGCCGGTTGCTTGATCCGGCACCGGGCACGGCGCGCGATCAGGCGCAGATGAGCGGCAGAATCTGTCCGCCGGGTTGGCCTTTCTGCATCGGAGCGCAAGGGACGATCGGCGATCCCCGGCTTGGCAATTCAGTCCAGGGCACGATCAGCAGTCGCGACGACGTTCCAACCATTCACCAGACATGCTCGCAGTGCGTCTGCCCCAGGCGGCTTACTTACGATTGCCAGGAAGATCATCCACACCGGGACCCGCGCACCCGGGAGCTTCGCTACTACTATGCTCTCGACCGGTCTGATCGTCCCACGGAAGAGCCTTATTTGCAGTCCGCGAACCAGAGGAATTTTGAAGAGATTGCCGCGCTGATCCGGAGGGGATATCGCATCACCTCCATCGAAGGCTATGCTTCGCCGGAAGCTGCAGTGCAGCACAACCAGCCGCTTTCGGAACATCGCGCGGGCGCCACCGCGCAGCTTCTGCGGACCTATCTTGACAGCCAGGGCCTGCAGAGCGCTGTGATTCCCGCGGAGACGCCAGGCAGGGGTGAATTGCTGGGCAGCCGGCCCAGACCCGTGCGCTCAAGCCAGCTTGACGAGATTGTCACGGATGCAGGAATCATGCCCGCGGAATTGGAAACGCTGCTGCTCTCCGGAGCAGAGATCAGAAATCCCGATCTCGAAAGGCAGTTCCGCGGGCTCTTCTCCGATCGGCGCATGACACCAGATCTCAGGATGGAGTTGTTCGGGCTCGATGCCAACGATCCAGCGCGTCCGGAAGTACAGGCGGCGGTCGATGATTTTCTTGCTCATCGCGCGGGGACCCGCGCCCGTCCGTGGGAGAGGATTTTCCGGCTGTTCCGCTATGGGGCGATCTTTTTGGAGGGCAGCGAGGTTACGGGAACCGATCATAGTACGCTGAGCGAGTCTGACTGCAACCGATTTGCGCGGGCCGCTGAGCATCGGAATGATTTTGGGCCTGTGGACCACGCGGCAATACAAAGCGAGACAAGGTCCATGGACAACACGGCGGAGTGCGATACCGAATCCGGAACGGCGCATGGCGACTGCCATTACGTGGCTGCGCCTTCAACGCTGTCGCCGGAAACGCCTGAGGGAACACCGAGGCAGATACCGTAA
- a CDS encoding DUF4157 domain-containing protein — MQRKCSHCEEEEQKTLQRQKSETAPGLSGLQRKCAQCEEEEEERRRKLQRLDTGAGPGAAPPIVHQVLGALGRPLDGTTRSFMEPRFGHDFSSVRIHADERAAESARSVNALAYTVGRDIVFGAGQYVPNLPAGQKLLAHELTHVVQQGAVPPAMKQETPLPQRKESPAEKTEQSPMMQNEENPPAQKQRAPVLQRQIEGGAVAISALPQPLLQRETSTTGASTTLFTPGSMHNHQPSGRWSDVQHHPNSGWKENWACRTSSPREVVDAAIQWKFGDKPTALRHLRWYLTGHGQDFPENDNLRRFVRTSEHFRRNFAVARHGIKRGFLRVPQEFYGPEDEDFRFSFGAIDRMDFELDEIEGTIHLWFKDRYDFHPVYPFYTHFADDVVRDTNCVHAALVELKAHGAAEFWMIGETTVPWRLFTFSDSDILHEEGAESVRGAVHFLDLMRENLRLDRIRARFEVSAAGGGIADGSRRAHRILNQAAVRRVLQNGQRLYQAQSNVLEWGHPLRGRLRDTYFHFLSEVRQSFDEALAVSRNDQAAEHEEQVAYGESLVLWMEASPMRETVMTGQPAYTAALQSQEADLTAVLTNVVPSLNLAQPGMPARARAAINNAVGRNPSFVTDPARTWATGPVPALADAALAQIDQAEQTMTRGATQLRAALARMDVWLQAPAQPIDVADRVNELFHTRDAGYGQLLRGRMQLMLDNIEGRGQLFAHIHSPGDHSICTTTSTLGQMPHLYEFAFCRFSPDVDSNAATMLHEVAHAVIPGLGTRHPAGAGAPIDRAYSGERLMLRMTTEEALNNAESYAQLVEALAGIPRASIPSDTVTGCADSAPWLDAMALAQSAHRRAWSYLEDAQNSLDAGQAIDPWLRTLIDTHLGPPSDADLRTMLTDFGNLQSEGTLWYIGHTFTCPAARLCPANALAFDNQRIYRSGSVTARRLGGSSNPRICPAFFSIASGDDRAKAAHVIVTLSFGASILRHPEKAWGYAELALAIYRRDIGAAPAASLAEHTAADAAP, encoded by the coding sequence ATGCAGCGCAAGTGTTCGCACTGCGAAGAAGAAGAACAGAAGACCCTGCAGCGTCAAAAATCCGAAACCGCGCCGGGGCTTTCCGGGCTTCAGCGCAAATGTGCGCAGTGCGAGGAAGAAGAGGAAGAACGTAGACGTAAACTGCAGAGGCTGGACACGGGCGCCGGGCCGGGAGCAGCGCCGCCGATTGTCCATCAAGTGCTGGGTGCGCTGGGTAGGCCGCTGGATGGCACGACGCGCAGCTTCATGGAGCCGCGATTCGGCCACGATTTCAGCAGTGTGCGCATTCATGCCGATGAGCGGGCCGCCGAGTCGGCCCGATCGGTGAATGCGCTGGCTTACACCGTGGGCCGCGATATTGTGTTTGGCGCGGGCCAGTATGTGCCCAATCTTCCGGCAGGGCAGAAGCTGTTGGCGCATGAGTTGACGCACGTGGTGCAGCAGGGTGCGGTTCCGCCAGCCATGAAGCAGGAGACTCCGCTGCCGCAGAGAAAGGAGAGTCCCGCAGAAAAGACAGAACAAAGCCCGATGATGCAGAACGAGGAAAATCCCCCTGCGCAGAAACAGAGAGCCCCGGTGTTACAGCGGCAGATCGAAGGTGGTGCGGTGGCGATCTCTGCGCTTCCACAACCTTTGCTACAGAGAGAGACTTCGACGACGGGAGCGTCCACCACATTGTTTACGCCCGGATCGATGCACAATCACCAGCCGAGCGGGAGATGGAGCGACGTTCAGCACCATCCGAACAGTGGGTGGAAGGAGAACTGGGCTTGCCGCACATCTTCGCCGCGCGAAGTAGTGGATGCCGCGATCCAGTGGAAATTCGGAGACAAGCCGACCGCTCTGCGGCATCTCCGTTGGTATCTGACCGGGCACGGGCAGGACTTTCCGGAGAACGACAACCTGCGCAGGTTTGTGCGGACGAGCGAGCATTTCCGCAGGAACTTCGCGGTGGCGCGCCACGGCATCAAGCGCGGCTTCCTGAGGGTCCCTCAGGAGTTTTACGGGCCCGAGGACGAAGATTTCCGGTTCTCGTTCGGGGCAATTGACCGCATGGATTTTGAACTCGATGAGATCGAGGGAACGATCCATCTCTGGTTTAAGGACAGATACGATTTCCATCCGGTCTATCCGTTTTATACGCATTTTGCCGACGATGTGGTACGAGACACCAACTGCGTACATGCCGCGCTGGTGGAACTTAAAGCGCACGGGGCGGCCGAGTTCTGGATGATCGGCGAGACGACAGTGCCGTGGCGGTTGTTTACGTTCTCGGATTCAGACATATTGCACGAAGAGGGGGCTGAGTCGGTGCGGGGTGCCGTGCACTTCCTCGATTTGATGCGCGAGAACTTGCGTCTCGACCGGATTCGGGCGCGCTTCGAAGTTTCCGCGGCGGGCGGCGGCATCGCGGATGGCAGCCGGCGCGCCCATCGAATTCTAAACCAGGCGGCCGTTCGGAGAGTGCTCCAGAATGGGCAGCGGCTCTATCAGGCCCAAAGCAATGTGCTGGAATGGGGCCATCCTTTGCGGGGGCGGCTCCGGGATACCTACTTCCATTTTCTGAGCGAAGTGAGGCAATCGTTCGACGAGGCGCTGGCGGTCAGCCGGAACGACCAGGCAGCGGAACACGAAGAGCAGGTCGCTTACGGCGAGAGCTTGGTGCTTTGGATGGAGGCGAGCCCGATGCGAGAAACCGTGATGACGGGCCAGCCGGCTTACACTGCCGCGTTGCAGAGCCAGGAGGCCGACCTGACAGCTGTGCTGACAAACGTGGTGCCGAGCCTGAATCTGGCGCAGCCGGGCATGCCGGCACGGGCGCGCGCGGCCATCAACAATGCTGTGGGGCGCAATCCGTCGTTTGTGACCGATCCGGCGCGCACATGGGCGACCGGCCCAGTGCCCGCGCTGGCCGATGCCGCGCTGGCCCAGATCGACCAGGCCGAGCAGACGATGACTCGCGGAGCTACGCAGCTGCGCGCCGCACTCGCCCGCATGGACGTGTGGCTTCAGGCGCCGGCTCAGCCGATCGACGTCGCGGACCGCGTGAATGAGCTGTTCCATACGCGCGACGCTGGATATGGGCAGCTTCTGCGCGGGCGAATGCAGCTGATGCTCGACAACATCGAAGGCCGCGGACAACTTTTTGCCCATATCCACAGTCCCGGCGATCATTCCATTTGTACCACCACAAGCACGCTGGGGCAGATGCCGCATCTTTATGAATTTGCGTTCTGCCGTTTTTCGCCGGACGTGGACAGCAATGCGGCGACAATGCTGCATGAGGTGGCGCATGCGGTGATTCCGGGGCTGGGAACACGGCATCCGGCCGGGGCAGGAGCTCCGATCGACCGCGCGTATTCCGGCGAGCGGCTGATGTTGCGTATGACCACCGAAGAGGCGCTCAACAACGCAGAGAGTTACGCGCAGCTCGTCGAGGCGCTGGCCGGGATCCCGAGAGCAAGTATTCCGAGCGACACAGTGACGGGATGCGCGGACAGCGCTCCGTGGCTCGATGCCATGGCGCTCGCGCAATCGGCGCACAGACGCGCGTGGAGTTATCTGGAGGACGCACAGAATTCGCTCGATGCAGGACAGGCGATCGATCCGTGGCTGCGGACGCTCATCGATACACATCTCGGCCCACCTTCGGATGCGGACTTGCGGACGATGCTGACGGATTTCGGAAACCTCCAATCGGAAGGCACCCTATGGTATATCGGGCATACGTTCACGTGTCCGGCGGCGCGACTGTGTCCTGCCAATGCGCTGGCGTTTGACAACCAGCGCATTTACCGCAGCGGCTCGGTGACGGCGCGGAGACTGGGGGGATCGAGCAATCCGCGCATCTGCCCGGCTTTCTTCAGCATCGCGTCCGGGGACGATCGAGCGAAGGCGGCCCACGTGATCGTCACTCTATCGTTCGGCGCTTCAATTCTGCGTCACCCGGAAAAAGCGTGGGGGTATGCGGAACTGGCCCTGGCGATCTACCGGCGCGACATTGGAGCAGCGCCGGCGGCGAGCCTGGCGGAGCATACGGCGGCAGACGCTGCTCCTTAG